In Anaerolineales bacterium, one DNA window encodes the following:
- a CDS encoding valine--tRNA ligase has translation MIDLPKAYDFNSTEDRIYRMWEENGYFPPVNDPNKPGFDPTRKPYVISIPPPNITGELHLGSALFVSLEDLMIRYHRMKGIPSLWVPGSDHASIATHLQIEKALRREGITREQIGREEFLKRAWEWKNKYGGIITSQIRRLGASCDWSRERFTMDEGLSRAVREAFVRLYEKGLIYRGPRLINWSPGLKTAVSDLEVEYSEEMGKLYYFKYMLAGSKDEFIPVATTRPETILGDTAVAVHPEDERYRKYVGRKVIVPILGRTIPVIADEYVDREFGTGALKITPGHDPNDYQIGLKHGLEIISVLDPDARVNENGGPYRGQDRFDCRKHLWEDMQTAGLVIKEQDYLMNIPRSQRGGEIIEPMISMQWFLRMESLAEPALEVVRSGRIRIVPDHFTKVYYNWLENIQDWCISRQLWWGHRIPVWYCKACGDVTVSRTDPTTCAHCGSKNIEQDSDVLDTWFSSALWPFSTLGWPDETPDYCYFYPTTMMETGYDILFFWVARMIMFGLEFTGNIPFSQIYLHGIIRDAQGKKMSKSYDNVIDPLIVMDEYGTDALRFSMLVGSTPGKDMNASIKQVEPNRNFINKVWNASRFIITSLEKVTVKPSTELEWTLADSWIWSRTQELIRNVERLFQTYQYGEAGRQIYDFFWSEFADWYIEVAKLQMLEGGARAYSTAATLVRVLDLSLRLLHPFTPFVTEEIWDTLREALQGSPLSDISSSWDEHLIIAAWPDARLTEGWEDQVTTDFSLVQEVIRSIRNIRAEKNVKPSKRIPALLAAGDKTELFLKQKNVICSLALVDPGKFEVSASLPPKGEDQIGLAIGPVEILLPLEGLVDKAEERERITKALAEAESQGNRLEKLLAGSFAERAPAEIVLKEREKLLTFKETVELLQKQLDALG, from the coding sequence ATGATCGATCTACCGAAAGCATACGATTTTAACTCCACCGAAGACAGAATTTACCGGATGTGGGAGGAGAATGGTTACTTCCCGCCGGTGAATGATCCCAATAAACCCGGCTTCGATCCGACTCGAAAGCCCTACGTGATCTCTATTCCCCCACCCAATATCACGGGCGAGCTTCACCTCGGTTCCGCATTATTCGTCTCTCTGGAAGATTTGATGATCCGTTATCATCGCATGAAGGGCATTCCATCCTTGTGGGTTCCAGGTTCCGACCATGCCAGCATTGCCACACACCTACAGATCGAAAAGGCATTACGCCGCGAGGGGATCACTCGCGAGCAGATCGGCCGCGAAGAATTCCTTAAACGAGCCTGGGAATGGAAGAACAAGTATGGTGGCATCATTACCAGCCAGATTCGCCGGCTGGGTGCTTCGTGTGACTGGAGTCGTGAGCGCTTTACCATGGATGAAGGTCTCTCGCGCGCGGTACGTGAAGCTTTCGTGCGTTTATACGAAAAAGGTTTGATTTATCGTGGTCCGAGGCTGATCAATTGGTCCCCAGGTCTGAAGACGGCCGTGTCTGACCTGGAAGTGGAATATTCAGAAGAGATGGGTAAGCTGTATTACTTTAAATACATGCTGGCGGGCTCAAAAGACGAATTTATCCCGGTGGCTACCACACGGCCAGAAACCATCCTGGGGGATACGGCTGTGGCGGTTCATCCCGAAGATGAGCGTTACCGAAAATACGTTGGCCGAAAAGTGATTGTTCCCATCCTGGGGCGAACGATACCCGTGATCGCGGATGAGTATGTTGATCGTGAATTTGGAACCGGCGCATTAAAAATCACCCCAGGTCATGATCCAAATGACTACCAGATAGGTCTGAAGCATGGCTTGGAGATCATTTCTGTCCTGGATCCAGATGCGCGAGTAAATGAGAACGGTGGACCGTACCGAGGCCAGGATCGTTTTGATTGCCGTAAGCATCTGTGGGAAGACATGCAGACTGCAGGCCTGGTGATTAAAGAGCAGGATTATTTGATGAATATCCCCCGTTCGCAGCGTGGGGGGGAGATCATTGAGCCGATGATCTCAATGCAGTGGTTCCTACGCATGGAATCACTGGCAGAACCAGCCCTGGAAGTGGTCAGGTCGGGTCGCATTCGCATCGTACCCGATCACTTCACCAAGGTTTATTACAACTGGCTGGAAAATATCCAGGATTGGTGTATATCACGCCAGCTGTGGTGGGGCCACCGCATTCCAGTCTGGTACTGTAAAGCTTGCGGTGATGTGACCGTCTCACGGACTGATCCAACCACGTGTGCCCATTGTGGGAGTAAAAACATCGAGCAGGACTCGGACGTCTTGGATACCTGGTTCTCATCCGCCCTGTGGCCTTTCTCCACCCTGGGTTGGCCAGATGAGACTCCAGATTACTGCTATTTCTACCCGACGACAATGATGGAAACAGGCTACGACATCTTATTTTTCTGGGTAGCTAGGATGATCATGTTTGGCCTTGAATTTACCGGCAATATCCCGTTCAGCCAGATCTATTTGCATGGGATCATCCGGGATGCTCAAGGAAAAAAGATGAGTAAATCTTATGATAATGTCATTGATCCATTGATCGTCATGGATGAATATGGCACGGATGCGCTCAGGTTTTCCATGCTGGTGGGCTCCACACCCGGTAAGGACATGAATGCCAGCATCAAGCAGGTTGAACCCAATCGTAATTTCATCAACAAGGTGTGGAATGCCAGCCGCTTCATCATCACCAGCCTGGAAAAGGTGACCGTCAAGCCATCGACAGAACTGGAGTGGACTCTGGCAGATTCCTGGATCTGGTCACGCACCCAGGAGCTCATCCGCAATGTAGAGCGCTTGTTCCAGACCTACCAATACGGTGAAGCCGGACGGCAGATCTATGACTTTTTCTGGAGTGAGTTCGCCGACTGGTACATCGAGGTGGCCAAGTTGCAGATGCTGGAAGGCGGAGCGCGTGCTTATTCCACTGCTGCAACCCTCGTGCGAGTGTTGGATCTGTCTTTACGCTTGCTTCACCCATTTACTCCGTTTGTAACCGAGGAGATCTGGGACACGTTGCGAGAGGCCTTACAAGGCAGCCCACTTTCGGATATCTCTTCCAGCTGGGACGAACACCTGATTATCGCTGCCTGGCCTGATGCGCGCCTGACCGAAGGTTGGGAAGACCAGGTTACTACCGATTTCAGCCTGGTTCAGGAGGTAATTCGTTCAATCAGAAATATTCGAGCTGAAAAGAACGTCAAGCCGAGTAAACGTATCCCAGCATTGTTGGCTGCGGGTGATAAGACTGAGCTGTTCCTGAAGCAGAAAAATGTCATCTGCTCCCTTGCCCTGGTAGACCCAGGCAAGTTTGAGGTTTCAGCCAGTCTGCCACCGAAGGGAGAAGATCAAATTGGGCTCGCCATCGGACCCGTGGAGATCCTCTTACCACTCGAAGGTCTGGTGGACAAGGCCGAGGAACGTGAACGCATCACCAAGGCGCTAGCTGAAGCTGAATCCCAAGGCAACCGCCTGGAAAAATTGCTTGCCGGCTCGTTTGCTGAGCGTGCCCCGGCAGAAATTGTCCTGAAAGAAAGGGAGAAACTGCTCACTTTTAAAGAAACGGTTGAGTTGTTACAAAAACAGCTGGATGCCTTAGGTTGA